In the genome of Nocardioides palaemonis, the window CCTCCCGCGCGGGTGACGGCGTAGGTCCCGACGAGCAGGCAGGCGCGCAGCGCGAGGGTGCGGACGACCAGCGCGACCGCGGCGTGGGCCGCGGCCAGGATGCCGGCGCGGTCGGGGGACAGCGGGGCGTCGTGCTCCCGCGCGGCCCGGACCACGACGGTGACCAGCCAGGCCGCGGACAGCACCTGGGCGACGACCGAGCCGATCGCGGACCCGGCGATGCCGAGGTCGAGGCCGTAGACCAGCACGAGGTTGAGCACGATGTTGAGCCCGTTGCCGGCGACGGCGACCACGAGCGGGGTGCGGGTGTCCTGCAGTCCCCGCAGCACCCCCGTGGTGGCGAGCATGACCAGCAACGGGGTGGTGCCGAGGAAGGCGATGGCGAGGTAGGTCTCGGCGTGGCCGGCGACCTCGTCCCCGGTGCCGAAGGCGCCCACGAGCGCCGGGGTCAGCGTGATGCCGAGGACGGTCGCGACCGTGCCGATCAGCACCGCGAGCCAGACGCCGTCGACGCCCTGGGCGAGCGCGGCCCGCAGGTCGCCGGCACCGAGGTGGCGCGCGACGCTGGCGGTCGTGCCGTAGGCGAGGAACACGCACAGGCCGACGACGGTCTGCAGCACGACCGCCGCCACGCCGAGCCCGGCCAGCTCGGGTGTGCCGAGGTGGCCCACGATCGCCGCGTCGGAGAGCAGGAAGAGCGGTTCGGCGACCAGGGCGAGGAAGGCGGGCACCGCCAGGCGCAGGATCTCGCGGTCGACGGCCTTCACGTCCACCACCCTAGGAAGCGGCGGCGACAGCCGCGCGGGAGGCCACTACCGAACGGCACCCGGCCGCGTACATAGTCCTTTCGGACCACCTGTTGATGGCGGTGTGGATGAATGCCGGGTGGCCGCGGTCACGACCTCGTGTCGACAAAGCAACAGGCGTCTCCCAGATGTCGGACGGGTGAACGACGACATCGTGCAGAAACTTTGCGTCCACAGTCCGGCGACGGCGTTTGCGCAGGTCAGAGCCCCGTCGAGGGAGATGTGCCGGGTCTTGTCCACAGGTCTGTCCACGCTGTGTACGCAGCGGGCGGCGTGTCGTCCACGGTCGTACCCAGCTTGTCCACACGCCCTGTGGATAACTCGGGCTCGCCGGCTTCACGGAACCCCTCGCCAGCGCGTACGGTCTCGCGCGGGCCACGTGGCGGACCGGCAACCTGACCAGGGTCGGTGACCCGGACGGGAGCCGGCCGCGACACGCGGGTCCGGTGTCCGGCGCCGGTGTCGGAGGTCTGGCCTAGCGTCGGACCAGCGGAGCAGGGAAGGGAGCAGCGGTGAGCATCGCCTTCGAGGGGGACACCGACGAGGCGTGGGGCGACGGCCCCGCGGCCTACGAGCCGGGCGAGTCCCCGCGCTCCCCGGGCGACCGCACCCCACCGCAGGACAACGCCGCCGAGCAGAGCGTGCTCGGGTCGATGCTGCTGTCCAAGGACGCCATCGCCGACGTCGTCGACGTGATCAAGGCCGTCGACTACTACCGCCCCGCGCACGAGGTGATCCACGACGCGATCATCGACCTCTACGGCCGCGGCGAGCCGGCCGACCCGATCACGGTGGCCGCCGAGCTGCAGAAGAAGGGCGAGCTGCAGCGCATCGGCGGCGCCCCCTACCTCCACACCCTCTCGGCCAACGTGCCGATCGCGGCCAACGCCGGCTACTACGCCGAGATCGTGCGCGACAAGGCGATCCTGCGCCGCCTGGTCGAGGCCGGCACCCGCATCGCCCAGCTCGGCTACGCCGGTGAGGGCCAGATCGACGACGTCGTCGACTCCGCGCAGGCCGAGGTCTACAAGGTCACCGACCGCCGCGCCGCGGTCGACTACGCCCCGCTGAGCGACATCATGAGCGGCGTCCTCGACGAGATCGAGGCGATCGGCAACCGGGAGGCCGGGCTCTACGGCGTGCCGACCGGATTCGCCGACCTCGACGACCTCACCAACGGCCTGCACTCAGGCCAGATGATCATCGTCGCGGCGCGACCCGCCATGGGCAAGTCGACCCTCGCCCTCGACTTCTGCCGCGCGGCGTCGATCCACAACAACCTCACCAGCGTCTTCTTCAGCCTCGAGATGACGCGCTCGGAGATCATGATGCGCCTGCTCTCCGCCGAGGCGAAGGTGCCGCTCAACCACATCCGCAACGGCACCATGCGCGACGACGACTGGGAGAAGCTCGCCCGCAAGATGGGCCAGGTCTCCGGGGCGCCGATGTTCATCGACGACAGCCCCAACATGACCATGATGGAGATCCGGGCCAAGGCGCGCCGGCTCAAGCAGCGCCACGACCTCAAGCTCATCGTCATCGACTACATGCAGCTGATGAGCTCGGGCAAGAAGGTCGAGTCCCGCCAGCTCGAGGTCTCGGAGTTCTCCCGCAACATCAAGCTCCTCGCCAAGGAGCTCGAGTGCCCGATCATCGCGCTGTCCCAGCTCAACCGTGGCCCCGAGCAGCGTGGCGACAAGCGCCCGATGATGAGCGACCTGCGTGAGTCGGGGTCGCTGGAGCAGGACGCCGACATGGTGATCCTGCTGCACCGCGACGACGTCTACGAGAAGGAGTCGACCCGCCCCGGCGAGGCCGACCTGCTGGTCGTCAAGCACCGCAACGGCCCCACCCGCGACCTCACCGTCGCCTTCCAGGGCCACTACTCGCGCTTCGTCGACATGGCGGCCGGCTGAGCGGAGGTCCTCGGGCGGTCCGACCCCCGACCGACGCGCCCGGGTCCCTCAGGTCGGGCCCCCGTCGGCCGATCGCACGTACGTGCCCCTGTCCCCGCTGGTCGACCGTGCTGACCTGATGGCCGCGGCCGAGTCCGTCGAGCCGCTGCCCCAGACCGTCGCCCGGCTCGCCACGCTGGTCGCCGACCCGGAGTGCGACGTCCGCGAGATCGCCGACACCGTCTCCCTCGACGTGGCACTGACCGCCGACCTGCTGCGCCGGGCCAACTCGGCCGCGCTGGGCGGGCGGATCAAGGTGACGTCGGTCCGCTCGGCGGTCGTGCGGCTCGGGCCGAGCACGCTGCTGTCGCTGGCACTGGCCGCGCGCGTCGGCACAGGGATGGGGCAGGCGCTGCCGGCGTACGGCCTGCAGCCCGGCGCGCTGTGGCGGCGCTCGGTGGCGGCGTCCATCGCCGCGGAGGTGATCCGCTCCCGGGCCCGCACCCCGGTCCCGGCCGAGGTGGCCACCGCCGCCCTCCTCCACGACTTCGGCATGGTCGTGCTCGCCCAGCACTTCGGGAAGCAGATCCTCCAGATGCTGGAGCTGGCGTCGGAGACCGACGGCGTCGACCAGCTCGAGACCGAGCGCGTGGTGTTCGGCTGCACCCACGCCGACATCGGGAGCACCGTGGCCCAGGCCTGGGGGCTCCCGCGCACGATCGTCGCCGGCATCCGCGACCACCACGAGGCCCACGACGAGCTGTCCGTCGTGAGCGCGGCCGTCGGCCTGGCGTGCGCGATGTCGTACGAGATCACCTCGCCGGAGGAGGTCGCGGAGCCACGCGGGGCGCACGCGGCGCCGCACGGTGACATCGCGCCGCTCATGAGGATCCTGGGCCTCGACGAGGACGACCTGCACACCGTCGTCGCGATGTCGCGCGAGCGGTTCGAGGCGGTCGCCGACCGGTACGCCGGCTGAGCCCGGGTCGCGATGCGGGTGGCCCGCCTGCCCAGGTAGTCCAGTGGCGAACGGTCGTCGGGACGCCCGCTGTCCGACGTCTTGCCACTGGACTACCCGGGGCCGGGAGCGTCTCGCCACTGGACTACCCACGGGGACGGGGGAGTCCGAGGGCCGGCAGCCGCCGACACGACATGATCTCCCCATGACGCTCTCGATCGGCTACAAGGCCTCGGCCGAGCAGTTCGGACCCCGCGACCTCGTCGAGCTCGGCGTGCGGGCGGAGGAGGTGGGCCTCGACAGCGTGTGGGTGAGCGACCACCTCCAGCCGTGGCGGCACGAGGGTGGCCACGCCCCCAACGCGCTGGCCGCGCTCACCGCGATCGGCGAGCGGACCCAGCGGGTGGTGCTCGGCACGAGCGTGCTGACGCCGACCTTCCGCTACAACCCGGCCGTGCTGGCCCAGCAGTTCGCCACGCTCGCGCTGCTCAACCCGGGCCGGGTGGTGCTCGGGATCGGCAGCGGCGAGGCGCTCAACGAGATCTCGGTCGGGCTGCAGGAGTGGCCGGACTTCAAGGAGCGCTGGGCCCGGATGCGCGAGGCGGTGCGGCTGATGCGTGCACTCTGGGACGGCGAGCGGGTCACCTTCGACGGCGACTACTACCGCACCGTCGACGCCACGATCTACGACCGCCCCGAGGGCGGCGTGCCGATCTGGGTCGCCGCCGGCGGACCGCAGATGGCGAAGTACGCCGGGCGCGTCGGCGACGGCTTCATCTGCACCAGCGGCAAGGGGATGGACCTCTACACCGACCGGCTCCTGCCGGCCGTCGAGGAGGGCCGCGCGGCCGCGGACGGCAGCCGGAGCGACTTCTCGCGGATGATCGAGATCAAGCTGTCCTACGCGTCGACCGAGGAGGAGGCGCTGGAGAACTGCCGGTTCTGGGCGCCGCTGTCGCTGAGCGCCGAGGAGAAGCACCGGCTCGACGACCCCGTCGAGATGGCGGCGGCCGCCGACCGGCTGCCGATCGAGCAGGTCGCATCGCGCTGGATCGTCGCCACGACGCCCGAGCAGGTCCTCGACGCGATGCGGCCCTACGTCGAGGCCGGCTTCGACCACCTCGTCGTCCACGCCCCCGGGCACGACCAGGAGCGATTCCTCTCCTCCTTCGGCGCCGACGTGCTGCCGCTGCTGCGCGGGCTCGGCGCCGGTCCGCGCGGGTGAGGCGCCCGTCGCCGTGACCTCCTAGCGTGGCGGCGCGACCGCGAGCCCGAGCAGAGGAGGACCCGGTGGGACACCAGCCCCCGAAGGACGTGCAGGAGGCCGCGCAGCGCGCGGTCCGCTGGATCGAGGACGGCAAGGCCGGCAAGGGCTTCACCGACACCGGCCGGCGTCGCGCCTCGCAGCTGGCGGACGGGTCGGAGGTCAGCGACGACGTGGTGCGCAAGATGAAGGCGTACTTCTCCCGCCACGGCGTCGACAAGGACGCGGAGGGCTTCAGCCGTGGTGGCGACGGGTTCCCGTCGCCCGGCCGCGTCGCGTGGGACGCCTGGGGAGGCGACCCGGGCGAGCGCTGGGTCGGCACCATCGACCTCGACGACTGACCCGCCGACGTCTGACCCGCCCCGGAAGATCCGCGACCGCGTGCGGCGTTGCACCAGCCGTCCGATCCCCGCCCCCGAGGAGATGCACCATGCGCGCAGCCAGCTACGACCGCTTCGGCGGACCCGAGGTCCTGACCGTCGGTGAGCGACCGGATCCGCCCGTCGGCCCCGACACCGTGCTCGTGCGGGTGCGCGCCACGAGCGTGAACCCGGTCGACTGGAAGGTGCGCGAGGGCTACCTCCAGGGAGCCTTCCCGCACCACCTCCCGATCATCCCGGGCTGGGACGTCGCCGGCGTGGTCGAGGCCGTGGGTCCGGCGGTCCGCACCGGGCTCCGCGTGGGGGACGAGGTCTGGGGCTACGTCCGACGCGACGACGTGCACGCCGGCACCGCCGCTGAGCTGGTGCCGGCCCCGGAGCGCACCGTGGCGCTGAAGCCGGAGGGCCTCTCGTTCGAGGAGGCCGCGTCCGTGCCGCTCGCCGGCCTCACCGCCTACCAGGCCCTCACCGAGGCGCTGCAGGTCGGACCGGGCGACCGGGTGCTCGTGCACGCCGCGTCCGGCGGCGTCGGCCAGCTCGCCGTCCAGGTCGCCGTCGCGCTCGGCGCCGAGGTCGTCGGCACCGCCTCCGCGCGCCACCACGACCTGGTGCGCAGCCTCGGCGCCTCGGTCGTCCTCGACCACGCGGAAGGCCCCGTGAGCGAGCAGCTCGCCGACCACGGCGGCCCGGTCGACGCCGTCCTCGACCTCGTCGGCGGTGACGCGCTGGCCGATGCCCCGGCCCAGGTAAAGGACCCCTCACGGATCGCGACGGTCACCGACGCCGACGTCGTGGCGGGCTTCGGCGGCCGCTACGTCTTCGTCCGCCCGGACCGCGACGGCCTCGACGCGCTCGCCGACCTCGTCGAGCAGGGCCGGCTGCGCGTGACCGTGGCCCGGACCTTCCCGCTCGAGCAGATCGCCGACGCGCACCGCCTCTCCGAGGAGGGCAGCCCCGGCGGGAAGATCGCGATCACCGTCTGAGACCGGGATCACCCGGCGGTCGGACCCGGGACCCCACCCACGGGTGTGGTCCCGGCCGGTCCGGTGTGCCTACCGTGTTGCGGCTATGAGTGCGCTGACCCTCGAGACCGAGCCCCACGTCGAGGGCGCCGTCCTCACCCTGACCTACACCAGCACCGCCACCGCGCTGCTGACGATCGACGAGCTCGTCGAGCTGATCGAGCAGATCCGGCCGAAGAACGAGCAGCTCGGCGTGACCGGTCTGCTGCTCTACAGCGGCGGCAACGTGATCCAGACCCTCGAGGGGTCCGAGGCCGACGTGATGACCGTGTTCGACGCGATCTGCGGCGACGAGCGGCACACCGCCATCGAGGTCGTCGACCGGCGCACGGTCGCGGCCCGCGCGTTCGCCACCTGGTCGATGGGCTTCCGCAACGTCAGCGCGCGCGAGGTCGCCGACATCGTCGGCTACACCGCGTTCGTCAAGCACTCGGTCGGCCGCGACCTCGACACCCACGCCGAGTCGGCCTTCGAGCTGCTCGAGCGGTTCCGTCGCACGGCGGTGTGATCCAGGGGTGATCCAGGGGTGATCCAGGGGTGACCCAGGTGTGACGCAGCCCTCGTCCTGGGGATTGGCGGGCCGGCGACGCACCTGCCTAGGGTGGGTGTCGAAAGGGAGTAGTCCCCAACAGCTGCGTCGACACACTGACCCCTCGGGTCCGGTGCAGCCGGCCACCGTCACGGTGGCGGACGAGACTTTCGACCAGCAACACGACCCTGTAGACGGACGTGCCTGGTCGAAGGCGCGTCCTCCCTGATCGTCCTGGGACACACCTCCGGCCGGGCCGGAGAGGAACCCCATGGAAGCGCTGCTCCTGAGCACCGCCGTCATCTTCGTCGCCGAGCTCGGCGACAAGTCCCAGCTCATGGCGATGACGTTCGCCGCCCGCTACCGCGCCCGCGACGTGCTGATCGGCATCACCGTCGCGACCGCCATCGTCCACCTCGCGTCGGTCGGCATCGGCGCCGCGATCGGCTCGGCGTTCGGCGACTACCAGGCGGCGATCAACGTCGTCGCCGGCCTCGCCTTCCTCGGCTTCGCGGCCTGGACGCTGCGCGGCGACGAGCTCACCGACGAGGAGGCGGACAAGGCCCGCAGCAGCCAGGGGGCGGCGATCCTCGCGGTCAGTGTCGCGTTCTTCCTCGCCGAGCTCGGGGACAAGACGATGCTCGCCACCATCACGCTGGCCACGCACGAGGGCTGGTTCGGCACCTGGATCGGCTCCACCGTCGGGATGGTCGCCGCCGACGCGCTCGCCATCGGCGTCGGTGCGGTCCTCGGCCGCCGGCTCCCGGAGAAGGCGATCCGCTACGGCGCGACGGCCGCGTTCGTCGTCTTCGGGCTGCTGCTGCTGGTGCAGGGCCTCACCGCCTGACGCTGCCGGAGGCAGGTCCCGGACGTCGGTCCCCCGGGGTACTAGCACCATCGGACACCTTCTCCGTCGGGCCCGGCTGCGGGACGCTGGGCCCGACAGAGGAGGAACCGTGCTCACCCGACCCCGTCTCACCCGCGCCGCGACGGCCGTCGTCGTGGGCTGCGTGGTGCTCGTGCCGGCGCTCGCCGTGCCCGCCGCGGCGAGCCACGGCGACGAGTCGGTCGTCCGGCTCGACCCGGGCGGGGGCGAGGGTGGCGACGACTCGGGCGGCTCGGGCGGCCACGGCGCCGACGACGGCACCACCTCGGGCACCGGCTCGACCAGCGGTGGCACCACCACGTCGAGCGGCTCGGGTGGAGGCGGCGGCGACCGCGTCGAGGCCCGCGGCGGGTGCCGCGGCGGCAGCACCGAGTGGAAGCTCAAGGTGAAGCCCGACGACGGCCGCCTCGAGGTCGAGGGCGAGGTCGACAGCGGGCGCACCGGTCAGCGCTGGGCGTGGAAGCTGCGCCACAACGGGTCGGTCACGGCCCGGGGAACCGGGCGTACGTCCGGTCCGAGCGGGTCCTTCGACGTCGAGCGGATGCTGGTCGACCTCGCCGGTACGGACACCGTGAAGTTCCGTGCGACGTACGGCGGACAGGTCTGCCGGGGTGTGGTCCACTACTGACCACACAGGAGGTCGCATGCGCTGGCTCACCCACCCCGTGGTGCAGTTCCTCGCCGCGGGCGTCGTGGTGCTGGTGCTCGTCGGGGTGGCGACCAGCTGGCTCAGCCGCGACGCCGCCGACGAGGAGGCGATCGACGACGCCCGGACCCTCACCCAGGTCCTCGGCCGGTCGGTGGCCCAGCCGGCGGTGCCGCGCGGGCTGGTCAGCGAGGACCCGGCGGCGATCGACCGTCTCGACCGCAAGGTCCTCGACCGGCTCCTGGTCGGCGACGTGCGCCGGATCAAGATCTGGAAGGCCGACGGCACCATCGTCTACAGCGACCGTACGGAGCTGATCGGCTCGGTCTACCCGCTCGACGAGGACGAGCTCGAGGCGCTGCGCGAGGGCCACACCGACGCCGAGCTGTCCGACCTGTCCAAGCCGGAGAACCGCTTCGAGCGCGACCTCGGCCCGGACCTGCTCGAGGTCTACACCCAGATCTGGTCACCCGAGGGCGAGCCGCTGCTCTTCGAGGCCTACTTCACCGCCGGTCAGATCGGCCGTCAGCGCGAGGCCGTGCTGGCCCGCTTCCTGCCGATCACGCTCGGCTCGCTGATCGTCCTGCTCGCCCTGACCACGCCGCTCGTGCTGCTCCTGGCGCGGCGCATCGCCCGCGGCGCACGGGTGCGCGAGGAGCTGCTGCAGGCGGCCGTGCGCGCGTCCGACGCCGAACGGCTGCGGATCGCGCGCGACCTGCACGACGGCGTCGTGCAGGACCTCGCCGGCTCGTCCTTCGCGCTCTCGACGGTGTCCTCGTCCGGCTCGCTCGAGCCGCAGGTGCGCGGTGAGCTCGACGAGGTGAGCCGCTCGCTGCGCACCAGCATGCGCTCGCTGCGCTCGCTGCTGGTCGAGATCTACCCACCAGACCTGCACGCGGGTGGTCTGGCGGCGGCGCTGCACGACCTCGTCGCCCCGCTCACGGCGACCGGGACGGCGGTCGACGTCGACGTGTCCGGCGACGAGGAGGCGAGCGAGGCCGTCGTCGCCCTCACCTGGCGGGTCGCGCAGGAGGCCGTGCGCAACGTCGTGCACCACGCCTCGGCGACCCGGGTCTCGGTCACCGTGCGCCGCGAGGGCGACTCCCTCGTGCTGGAGGTCGTCGACGACGGTCGCGGCTTCGACCGGGGGGTGGAGGAGCCCGAGGGACACTTCGGCCTGCGCAACCTCGAGGGACTGGTCCGGGAGTCGCGGGGCACACTGGAGGTCGAGTCGGCCCCGGGGGACGGGACCGCGTTGCGGATGGAGGTGCCGGTCCGATGATCCGGGTGGTGGTGGCCGACGACCACCACGTCGTACGACGGGGGCTCACCGGCCTGATCGACTCGACCGACGACCTCGAGGTCGTGGGCGTGGCGACCAACGGTGCCGAGGCGGTCGAGATGGTCCGCGAGCACCGGCCCGACGTGGCGCTGATGGACCTGCAGATGCCGGAGGTCGACGGGGTGGAGGCGACGCGCACCATCCTCGCCGAGGCGCTCGGCACGGAGGTGCTGGTGCTGACGTCGTTCTCCGACCAGGCCCGCATCCACGCCGCCATCGACGCGGGCGCCGTGGGCTACCTGCTCAAGGACGCCGAGCCCGAGGTGCTGCTCGACGGCATCCGCGCGGTCGCGCGCGGGGAGTCGCCGATCGACCCGCGCGCGGCGCGCCGGCTGCTCGCGGCGCGCGCCGACGCCGCGCCCGACCCGACCGCCGGCCTGTCGCCGCGCGAGGCCGAGGTGCTGCGGCTGGTCGTGCAGGGCCTGCTCAACAAGCAGATCGCCCAGCGACTCGGCGTCACCGAGCGCACCGTGAAGGCCCACCTCACCTCGGCCTACCAGCGGATCGGGGTCGCCGACCGCACCCAGGCGGCGCTCTGGGCTCAGCGCAACGGGTTGGTCGAGCCCTCGTAGTCTCGGGAGCATGCAGACACGCACCCTCGGCACCCACCAGGTCGGCGCGATCGGCCTGGGCCTGATGACCTTCGACCAGACCGGCTCGCAGCCGCGCCAGCAGCTGCTCGACACCGTGACCGCGGCGCTCGACGCCGGCGTGACCCTCTTCGACACCGCCGACGCCTACGGGCCGGGCGAGGAGAAGGGCCGGGACGCGCAGGGCGAGAACGAGCGCCTGATCGCCTCGATCCTCGACGAGCTCGGCGTCCGCGACCGGGTCGTGCTGGCCACCAAGGGCGGCCACGTCCGCACCGAGGGCGGCGGCTGGGACACCGACAGCTCCGCCGACCACCTGCGCAGCGCCGTCGACGCCAGCCTCCAGCGCCTCGGCGTCGAGCAGATCGCGCTGTGGCAGCACCACCGCCCCGACCCGAAGGTCTCCTACGACGACGTGATCGGCACGCTCAGGGAGATCGCCGACAGCGGCAAGGTCGCCGCGGTCGGGCTGTCCAACGCCGACCCCGACCAGATCCGCGCCGCGCACGCGGTGCTCGGCGACGCGCTGGTGAGCGTGCAGAACCAGTTCAGCCCGAAGTTCCGCTCCAGCAAGCCCGAGATCGACGTCTGCGACGAGCTCGGCATCGCGTTCCTGCCGTGGAGCCCGCTGGGCGGGCTCTCCGACGCCAAGGAGCTGGCCGAGAAGCACCCCGCGTTCGCCGAGGTCGCGACCGAGCGCGGAGTCAGCGCCCAGCAGGTCGCGCTCGCGTGGGAGCTCGCGCAGTCGCCGGTCGTGATCCCGATCCCCGGCGCCAAGCGCCCGTCCTCGATCACCGACTCGGCTGCGGCCGCCGCGATCGAGCTCACCGCAGACGAGCTCGCCCGGCTCGGCGCGAGCTGACGCCGTGTCCCGCCCGCTGCTGACCCGCGCCGTCGACACGGTCCTGGACCGCTCGCTCGTGCTCGGCTACACCACCATCGGCCTCGCGGTCCGCAAGGCGCTGCCGGGCTGGCCGGCGGACCCGGCCCCCGGCGTCCTCGCCGGCCGGCAGGTCCTGGTCACCGGCGCCAGCTCGGGCCTCGGCATCGCCACCGCGGCCGGTCTGGCCGACCTCGGCGCGACCGTCCACCTCGTGGTGCGCGACGAGGCCAAGGGCGGGCGGGCGGTCGACCGGATCCGGGCTGCGCAGCCCGACGCCGACCTGCGGCTGTGGCGCTGCGACGTCGGCGACCTCGACGACGTACGCCGCTTCGCCGACGCCTTCGCCGCGGAGGTCCCCGAGCTGCACGCCGTGGTGCACAACGCCGGCGTGATGCCGCCGGAGCGCACCGAGTCGGCGCAGGGCCACGAGCTGAGCATGGCCGTGCACGTCCTCGGCCCCGTCGTGATGACCGAGGCGCTGCGCGGCACGCTCCGCGGCGGGCGGGTGGTGCTGGTCAGCAGCGGCGGGATGTACGCCCAGTCGCTGCGCGCCGACGACCCCGGCTACCTCACCGGCGACTACTCGCCCACGACCGCCTACGCGCGCTCCAAGCGGATGCAGGTGGAGCTGGCCCCGCTCCTCGGCGAGCGGTGGGCGGACGAGGACATCACGGTCGCGGTGATGCACCCGGGATGGGCCGACACCCCGGGCGTGCAGGAGTCACTGCCCACCTTCCAGAAGGTCACCCGGCCGGTGCTGCGCGACGACGCCCAGGGCGCCGACACCAGCGTCTGGCTCGCCGCCGTCGAGCCCGCGCCGCCGACCGGCCGGTTCTGGCACGACCGCGTCGAGCGCCCGACGAGCATCCTGCCGACCACCCGCCCCTCCGCCGACTCCGTCGCCAGGGCCTGGGCGTGGCTGGCGGACGCCGCCGGCCTGCCCTGAGCGGCGTACGGGCTCGGTCGAGGCTCCGTCCCCGGTCGGGCCTCCGCCGTCGCTCGGGGTAGTCCAGTGGCGAACCGTCGTCGGCCGGGGGTGCTCCAGTGGCCAGATGTCGTCCCGGTGGCGCATCGACGACATCTCGCCACTGGACTACCCCCGAGGGGCCGGCCCCGCCGCCACCCGAAAAACTTGACTGGTTCAAGAAAGCGCGGCAGGGTGGAGCCGATGGACGACACGAGCACCGAGGCTGACTTCGAGCAGCTGCTCCGCGGCGCCGACCTGCGGGTCACCCGGCCGCGCCTCGCCGTCCTGCGTGCCGTCCGCCGCCACCCGCACGCCGACACCGGCTCGGTGCTGGCGGCGGTACGCGACGAGGAGCCGACCGTGTCGCACCAGGCGGTCTACGACGTCCTCGGCGCGCTCAGCGACGCCGGACTGGTCCGCCGGATCCAGCCGGCCGGCTCCGCCGCCCGCTACGAGCTGCGCGTCGGCGACAACCACCACCACGTGGTCTGCCGCTCGTGCGGCACGGTCGCCGACGTCGACTGCGCCGTCGGCCACCGGCCGTGCCTCGACGCGTCCGACGACCACGGCTTCGTCATCGACGAGGCCGAGGTCACCTACTGGGGCCTGTGCCCCACCTGCGCCATCCGTCCC includes:
- a CDS encoding MATE family efflux transporter, coding for MDVKAVDREILRLAVPAFLALVAEPLFLLSDAAIVGHLGTPELAGLGVAAVVLQTVVGLCVFLAYGTTASVARHLGAGDLRAALAQGVDGVWLAVLIGTVATVLGITLTPALVGAFGTGDEVAGHAETYLAIAFLGTTPLLVMLATTGVLRGLQDTRTPLVVAVAGNGLNIVLNLVLVYGLDLGIAGSAIGSVVAQVLSAAWLVTVVVRAAREHDAPLSPDRAGILAAAHAAVALVVRTLALRACLLVGTYAVTRAGGHDVDVNVATHQVAITLWSFLAFALDAIAIAAQALTGRALGEGDTATTRRLTRRMVQWGWGSGLVAGLALAAASPFVGALFTSDPEVRAALVPVLLVAAVGQPLAGLVFVLDGVLIGAGDGTFLAWAGLVVLGAYAPAALLAATLPHGLVMVWVAMTVVFMGARGALLSWRARGDAWLVTGATLAR
- the dnaB gene encoding replicative DNA helicase, which gives rise to MAFEGDTDEAWGDGPAAYEPGESPRSPGDRTPPQDNAAEQSVLGSMLLSKDAIADVVDVIKAVDYYRPAHEVIHDAIIDLYGRGEPADPITVAAELQKKGELQRIGGAPYLHTLSANVPIAANAGYYAEIVRDKAILRRLVEAGTRIAQLGYAGEGQIDDVVDSAQAEVYKVTDRRAAVDYAPLSDIMSGVLDEIEAIGNREAGLYGVPTGFADLDDLTNGLHSGQMIIVAARPAMGKSTLALDFCRAASIHNNLTSVFFSLEMTRSEIMMRLLSAEAKVPLNHIRNGTMRDDDWEKLARKMGQVSGAPMFIDDSPNMTMMEIRAKARRLKQRHDLKLIVIDYMQLMSSGKKVESRQLEVSEFSRNIKLLAKELECPIIALSQLNRGPEQRGDKRPMMSDLRESGSLEQDADMVILLHRDDVYEKESTRPGEADLLVVKHRNGPTRDLTVAFQGHYSRFVDMAAG
- a CDS encoding HDOD domain-containing protein; translation: MPLSPLVDRADLMAAAESVEPLPQTVARLATLVADPECDVREIADTVSLDVALTADLLRRANSAALGGRIKVTSVRSAVVRLGPSTLLSLALAARVGTGMGQALPAYGLQPGALWRRSVAASIAAEVIRSRARTPVPAEVATAALLHDFGMVVLAQHFGKQILQMLELASETDGVDQLETERVVFGCTHADIGSTVAQAWGLPRTIVAGIRDHHEAHDELSVVSAAVGLACAMSYEITSPEEVAEPRGAHAAPHGDIAPLMRILGLDEDDLHTVVAMSRERFEAVADRYAG
- the fgd gene encoding glucose-6-phosphate dehydrogenase (coenzyme-F420); this encodes MTLSIGYKASAEQFGPRDLVELGVRAEEVGLDSVWVSDHLQPWRHEGGHAPNALAALTAIGERTQRVVLGTSVLTPTFRYNPAVLAQQFATLALLNPGRVVLGIGSGEALNEISVGLQEWPDFKERWARMREAVRLMRALWDGERVTFDGDYYRTVDATIYDRPEGGVPIWVAAGGPQMAKYAGRVGDGFICTSGKGMDLYTDRLLPAVEEGRAAADGSRSDFSRMIEIKLSYASTEEEALENCRFWAPLSLSAEEKHRLDDPVEMAAAADRLPIEQVASRWIVATTPEQVLDAMRPYVEAGFDHLVVHAPGHDQERFLSSFGADVLPLLRGLGAGPRG
- a CDS encoding NADP-dependent oxidoreductase; its protein translation is MRAASYDRFGGPEVLTVGERPDPPVGPDTVLVRVRATSVNPVDWKVREGYLQGAFPHHLPIIPGWDVAGVVEAVGPAVRTGLRVGDEVWGYVRRDDVHAGTAAELVPAPERTVALKPEGLSFEEAASVPLAGLTAYQALTEALQVGPGDRVLVHAASGGVGQLAVQVAVALGAEVVGTASARHHDLVRSLGASVVLDHAEGPVSEQLADHGGPVDAVLDLVGGDALADAPAQVKDPSRIATVTDADVVAGFGGRYVFVRPDRDGLDALADLVEQGRLRVTVARTFPLEQIADAHRLSEEGSPGGKIAITV
- a CDS encoding BLUF domain-containing protein; its protein translation is MSALTLETEPHVEGAVLTLTYTSTATALLTIDELVELIEQIRPKNEQLGVTGLLLYSGGNVIQTLEGSEADVMTVFDAICGDERHTAIEVVDRRTVAARAFATWSMGFRNVSAREVADIVGYTAFVKHSVGRDLDTHAESAFELLERFRRTAV
- a CDS encoding TMEM165/GDT1 family protein, whose product is MEALLLSTAVIFVAELGDKSQLMAMTFAARYRARDVLIGITVATAIVHLASVGIGAAIGSAFGDYQAAINVVAGLAFLGFAAWTLRGDELTDEEADKARSSQGAAILAVSVAFFLAELGDKTMLATITLATHEGWFGTWIGSTVGMVAADALAIGVGAVLGRRLPEKAIRYGATAAFVVFGLLLLVQGLTA
- a CDS encoding sensor histidine kinase, whose translation is MRWLTHPVVQFLAAGVVVLVLVGVATSWLSRDAADEEAIDDARTLTQVLGRSVAQPAVPRGLVSEDPAAIDRLDRKVLDRLLVGDVRRIKIWKADGTIVYSDRTELIGSVYPLDEDELEALREGHTDAELSDLSKPENRFERDLGPDLLEVYTQIWSPEGEPLLFEAYFTAGQIGRQREAVLARFLPITLGSLIVLLALTTPLVLLLARRIARGARVREELLQAAVRASDAERLRIARDLHDGVVQDLAGSSFALSTVSSSGSLEPQVRGELDEVSRSLRTSMRSLRSLLVEIYPPDLHAGGLAAALHDLVAPLTATGTAVDVDVSGDEEASEAVVALTWRVAQEAVRNVVHHASATRVSVTVRREGDSLVLEVVDDGRGFDRGVEEPEGHFGLRNLEGLVRESRGTLEVESAPGDGTALRMEVPVR